From one Dermacentor silvarum isolate Dsil-2018 chromosome 3, BIME_Dsil_1.4, whole genome shotgun sequence genomic stretch:
- the LOC119446363 gene encoding LOW QUALITY PROTEIN: 2-phosphoxylose phosphatase 1-like (The sequence of the model RefSeq protein was modified relative to this genomic sequence to represent the inferred CDS: inserted 1 base in 1 codon) → MVSLVLWVTKFLVRQRLLFASFIVIWIVGMAITICLIGRTDDAKAKYPDTTAVLYNAGQHNMQLSHSLTKAKAMKYCNPYNSVSLWQEGKVPSNNFTLEAVAIMVRHGERMPLRRVRNQHLLGCRQPPSTSSPSSSRSSPLHSFVSLIMRHPLLPLKNIFATIATHPNQSNCAEGQLTWDGVVQHVNMGASLHDAYHTGPWRLLPDDWDARSVKLYSTVFSRTYQSALAFLYGFLPKFSFDRLHLVPSRDINFCMGPHCACPQLKTYERLFTRKTKVMLKNHLAVVQLLNTLGKVLSPQGNNSEFVAPRPIMDGLMGFVCQRKPLPCADHHCATMEHVGNVISYVDWEGRQLSQDLSFRRSSILKAHYLLARIHRGLRDFMDGTSKTKFLFFSGHDINLIPVASTLGFDDGTIXPYASRIVLEAYSNARKERFIRILYNGKDMTRHTHFCKSIRAGVDTELCPFGNFTTFLQQDVFKLFSAKSFAAACGLDGVRSTPTATSPV, encoded by the exons ATGGTGTCGCTAGTTTTATGGGTGACGAAGTTTCTGGTGAGGCAACGGCTTCTCTTCGCATCGTTCATCGTTATCTGGATCGTCGGCATGGCGATAACCA TATGCTTGATTGGACGTACTGATGACGCCAAGGCCAAGTATCCGGACACCACTGCCGTGCTGTATAATGCTGGACAACACAACATGCAGCTGTCCCACAGCCTTACCAAGGCGAAAGCGATGAAGTATTGCAACCCGTACAATAGTGTGTCACTTTGGCAAGAAG GTAAAGTTCCAAGCAACAATTTCACTCTGGAAGCTGTAGCCATAATGGTGCGGCACGGAGAACGCATGCCCTTGCGGCGAGTACGCAACCAGCACCTTCTTGGCTGTCGCCAGCCTCCAAGCACGAGCTCACCTTCCAGCTCCAGGAGCAGCCCCTTGCATTCCTTCGTCTCTCTCATAATGAGGCACCCCTTACTCCCACTGAAGAACATCTTTGCCACCATCGCAACCCACCCAAACCAGAGCAATTGCGCAGAAGGCCAGCTCACATGGGATGGTGTAGTACAGCACGTAAACATGGGGGCCAGCCTCCATGATGCCTACCACACCGGACCGTGGAGGTTGTTGCCAGATGACTGGGATGCACGCTCCGTCAAACTGTACAGCACCGTCTTCTCCCGCACGTACCAGAGTGCCCTGGCATTCCTCTACGGCTTCCTGCCAAAGTTCTCATTCGACAGGCTCCACCTGGTGCCCTCACGAGACATCAACTTCTGCATGGGCCCGCATTGCGCCTGTCCGCAGCTCAAGACGTACGAGAGGCTCTTCACACGCAAGACGAAGGTCATGCTCAAGAACCACCTGGCCGTCGTGCAGCTGCTGAACACGCTTGGCAAGGTGCTGAGCCCACAGGGGAACAACTCGGAGTTTGTCGCGCCGAGGCCGATCATGGATGGATTGATGGGCTTCGTGTGCCAGCGCAAGCCGCTGCCCTGTGCCGACCATCACTGCGCCACCATGGAGCACGTTGGCAACGTCATCTCCTACGTGGACTGGGAGGGCCGACAGCTGTCTCAGGACTTGTCTTTTCGCCGGAGCAGCATTCTCAAGGCACACTACCTGCTGGCCCGAATTCACAGGGGATTGCGTGACTTTATGGATGGCACGTCCAAGACCAAGTTCCTCTTCTTTTCTGGTCATGACATTAACTTGATCCCTGTGGCGTCGACACTGGGGTTCGACGATGGCACCA CCCCCTACGCTTCGCGGATTGTCTTGGAGGCGTACAGCAATGCCAGGAAAGAGCGTTTCATAAGGATCCTTTACAATGGCAAGGATATGACTCGTCACACGCACTTCTGCAAGAGCATCCGTGCTGGTGTTGACACGGAGCTATGTCCGTTTGGCAATTTCACCACTTTTCTGCAACAGGATGTATTCAAGCTGTTCTCAGCTAAAAGCTTTGCGGCAGCTTGTGGTCTTGATGGTGTGCGCTCTACACCTACTGCTACAAGTCCAGTCTAA